ATGTCAAACaaaagaccatgaagttcgttAACTCGTTTTGCTGAGACCAAGGCGAGTatgaaaaccgtcttccaggttagaagGCAAACTGTTGCCTGTCGTAATGGTTCTTACGGGAATCCTTCTAGGGAccaaagaactcgaaccacgtGCCATAGGGGAGgcctcacttctgactgaggacaggtatgTTCACAAATTCATATGAGGATGGAAGTTCTAAAGATGAGGAAATGcccattcctttcaatttaaaggcgagactcaaggttgagcgatagcctttaaccttTGAAACCGAAAGATGCATTTCCTCCCGAGAAATTCTGTCCTTGAGAAGCTGCCGTACTATGCTGCCACACACACAGCAGCACCTGAAAAGAAAcctacagctatatatatatatatatatatatatatatatatatatatatatatttatatatatatatatatatatatatatatatatatatatatatatatatatatatatataagtcaaaaagtaaaaaattaatggcagtccaagaAAGGTGAGGAGGAAAAGCGGTAACAACTGACAACCACTCTTCATcccagccaaaagcaaagtgagctcaatcaaaGGTGTGTCGTTGAGAGGGGTAGCatgctaccccctcccccccctatCTTccagctaactagcgggatgggtagtcaaccctcgctaaactttaatggctcgtcagttcagctttgccgaaagtaatacccctattaaccttggtttgtattccagttatggaacaaatactACTTCGAAGTTACTCTTTTATAAAATTATCTTTCTCCCAGTTTTCAGTAAAACCTCATGTCAAATATTACTTTTCTATAGCTTAGATTGCTATTCTGAAAATATAATTTCCTGATTTTTCTATAGTTTTTCTCCGCTGTGACTATGCACTATATGTCTTGAGAGACTACATTTCTGTGTGAATGTCTTCTCACACTCAGTGCATTCAAACGGCTTTTCCCCAGTATGACTCATCATGTGGACTGTAAGATAATTTTTACGATTGAATTTTTTCCCACAGTCAGTGCAGCTGAATGGCTTCTCTTCAGTATGAATCCTTATGTGAACTGTCAGATTTGATTTATGGGAAAATGTTTTCCCACAGTAAAAACATCTGAAGGGCTTCTCCCCAGAATGCTTTCTCAGATGGACTCTGAgtttatttgctttcttaaaaTCTTTTCCACATTCTACACAAATTACCGATTTAGTTCTAGCATGACTCCTCTTATGCCTTATAAGATGAGAAGCCTTAGAAAATGCTTTCCCACAGTCAGAGCATATAAATTGTTCCTCAGTATGAAGCTTCATGTGAGTTCTAAGACTGGATTTAAGAGAAAATCCTCTCCCACAATCATAGCATTTGAATGTCTTCTCTTTTGCATCATACCTCTCTTGAGTTACCAGACTGTTTTTCAGGGAGAAAGTTGTCCCACAATAGGAATCCTTGTATAGCTTCTCTTGAGTATGACGCATCACGTGAGCTGCCAGACTCTTTTTATGGGAGAAACCTTTCCCACAATCAGAACATTTGAATGGCTTCTCTTGAGCATGACACTTCAAGTGAGCTGTCATATTGGATTTTTGGGAAAAGGTTTTCCCACAATCTGAGCATTTGAATGGCTTTTCTCCAGTATGAAGCCTCATATGATTTCTCAGCCTGTATTTTTGAGAAAATACCTTCCCACAGTCATAGCATTTGAATGGCTCTTCCCCATTGTGCATTTTCATATGTATTCTGAGTTTACCTCTTGCTGTGAAGATTTTTCCACATTCGGTGCATTTGTAAGGTCCCTCCTTAatgcaattatttttttcctttttatctgcTTCCTTTTGGCACATTACTGAATCATTTCTCAGTGCCGATCTAATTTTACAAGGATCTTTTATTTCTCCTTCTAAATCGTAAAATACCTCTGGCTCTATCTTAACTTCCATAAATTTGCCACCACAAAGATAGCCATCATTATTGTCTTCTCCATATACACCACCACTACTGTTTTCTTCCTTGATTGGAGGGACTGATAATTGATATTCACTTTCACTTTTCACAAAAAAATCTGAAGATTGTTCTGAATTCATTTTAGTCCTTGTTCTTTGATATTCTAGTTTTTATTGTATCCAATTATCTACAAGCTGAGACTCAAGTTCTACACACAATACTGCTACTTGTCTGTGCTAATTGCTTTAATGAAACTCACATCCATTTTCCATTGTGCTAATAGTCATAAACCATTCAATACAAGAATTCTTTTTCTTTCTGTTGAAATTTATAACTGTACCTGCACCAGTTCTCTAAACCTGAATTGTTTATGTAAGAATATTTTCTTCCTTAtctcctcttcattccttttcataTTCAGACGTGGGTGTTATATTTCTAGGAGTTTGATTTGAAAGTTAGTGGACTTGTAAGCTTCATCCATGTAAATGTTcggatattttgaaaaataattcaatataaactTGTAACATAAGCTAGTATATTTGCTTCTCATTTTTTAAGGTTCTCAAATGAGAAGCTACATTAATCAGGTTTCTTCCTCTTGATATCAGCTGACTTAACAAATGATTCCCATAAGGATATGAAGACCTCTTTGAATTTTCCTTCATAATCCTTCATACAAGCAAAATGGCAACGAAACAAATCAAATTATTGAATTTTTCCTTATGCACAAGGGTAACGGATAACACTGTTTTGTCACACTTAAAACtttgtaaatatgaatattttagaaaatgTGTTGTAAATTATATACTGATGTCATAAATCTAATATTTAGAACTGATataattattaaaagaatatcTAAAGACATATCTGGTATTCACTGGCACTGTCAATCTCAACATGATCATACCTGACATTCTCATTCATCGTTTGACTCATCAATTTCTAAGACCTTCATGCCAAAACTGATGAGTGTTTGGAGAAGAGACGTCTGAAATCAAAACTGACGAGTGTTTGGAGAAGAAACGTctgaaataagaaaatgataatacAATTAGATATAAACTGCAATATTGTacaacttaaacaaaacaaaagattTCAGTTAAATTTCAGTTAATCTCTCGGACGAATTATTACTGCTCTATAAACACAGTTGTTTAACATATTTTAATCCCCTTTACATTTATTTGAAAACTTCTTTCATTAATCCCCTTCCCTATCTAGAAACCAAAATGTAAGGAATAGAAAATTTGTATGAAAATGGTAAAAGGCATGCTTAGGATAGCAGCTAGTTTTGGTTAGTGGTATCAAggcaatcatatatacataaagacaaaAGCAGAAAaggttttcacactttcataaataTGAGGCAGGAAAGAGCATAGGATTATAGTATAGAGAAAAAAAGGGGAAAGGAGACAATTAATAAGGAATTGTGTGATATCAAATTTCATCATATCATGAGGAGCCTCTATACAGATATAATGGTAAGTGCATAAAAGGGCCTGCAACAGATATGAAAAGGACAAAACATAAAAAGCATGgatgataatttatattattccTTAAGTTTAAACCTGAAGATTTACCATTCAGGCAATAGCTATAATGTGTGAAAAATGGTCATAACAAACAATTTAAACTAGGATCTAGGGGGGGGGGCAGGGAAAATTACGTCATTCACTTCATTCCTTGTCATTCATTTCTTTCAGAGCTGAAGACAAACCAATGTAATTGGCTGAGTtgggattatataaaaaaaaaaatatcattattattattattattattattcattaccatTGTTAGCCAAGCCTAGTATGCAAAGAAGCAACACCAGTCGACAAAGGAAAATACTGCAAATCAAACGGCACCAAaaggaggcgccgttgcaaaggctatgcctctcCCCTGAACCTTAACCTGAGGGGAAGTAACCCAGTAGGAAATGAAatggagaagtaaagaataatctactaaagaacaaagaaaaaaaaatatattgagatgAATAGCAATGTTAACCATATAAATAACATAAaactattaaaaggaaaaaatgcagCTTTGGTTGCCAAACTAAAAAATATGAGGCTTTGTAATGGTTTAGTAAGACTAACCCTCCCATACCTAAAAATCTATACTATAACTACTTTGCATCGATACCGTAGCCATATTTAAAAAGGCCAAAAGTGTCCTGTTATCCACAGTAATAATTTGTTATCTATGGTGTTTgattatttagaaaatttattgCCCATATTTTTAAGACTCTTGATAGAAATGCGGTTCTATGAACTCGGTTTTAATTAAGAGTAAACTTGACTAAAAattacaagaagagagagagagagagagagagagagagagagagagagagagagagagagagagagagagagagagagagagatctacgatGTCACACTATGAACCTATCACTAGTTATTAAGTTAATATCCGAAGTATGTCTTTTGTAATAGATTTTGTTTACTTTGTAATAAGACTCATATGCACGGGTCTAAGTTTGACCTATCTAAAATACGCATTGCTGACAGAAGTAAATATTGGTTAGTTCAGGATAGATGTAATGCAATGCTTCCACATGAAATATCAGATTATGGTAAATATAGGGCCAAAGAGAAgccaaataaaagattaaaaattagGTAGGATACTTCCCATTAGGGTAAATAATTCATGTTCCAATCTTAATTATATTACACCTATTCATTCCAAGACTCACTTCTCCCTCTGTGACAAATGCTCTTTACTTGTCCTCATCCCGATAATTTACTAGGCCCTTCACAATTAGAGGAGTTTGAGCTTCTCAAAAATTTTCAGTTTATTCAATAATTTGGTAGAAACCATCTCTAAACATTTTGAAAGAATTACCAAACAAGTAAACCTCAGGGAATGTTAGCCAGACATACAGCAAGCCTCACCAAAAAGAGGATATAGATGATTTGACCAGGCTAACCCTTTTCCCATTAAACAAATGCAGCCTGTGCATGCAGAATCAAGTGTAAGTAGTCTTGGTTTGCAAAGCATAAATCAAATATAGGATGACTATGCATCCGACGATGATTTTGAAGGTTttcagtaaaattaaaaaaaaaaattgttgttgcaGAGTGAAGCATAATCCTG
This genomic stretch from Palaemon carinicauda isolate YSFRI2023 chromosome 21, ASM3689809v2, whole genome shotgun sequence harbors:
- the LOC137615293 gene encoding gastrula zinc finger protein XlCGF57.1-like isoform X1 is translated as MNSEQSSDFFVKSESEYQLSVPPIKEENSSGGVYGEDNNDGYLCGGKFMEVKIEPEVFYDLEGEIKDPCKIRSALRNDSVMCQKEADKKEKNNCIKEGPYKCTECGKIFTARGKLRIHMKMHNGEEPFKCYDCGKVFSQKYRLRNHMRLHTGEKPFKCSDCGKTFSQKSNMTAHLKCHAQEKPFKCSDCGKGFSHKKSLAAHVMRHTQEKLYKDSYCGTTFSLKNSLVTQERYDAKEKTFKCYDCGRGFSLKSSLRTHMKLHTEEQFICSDCGKAFSKASHLIRHKRSHARTKSVICVECGKDFKKANKLRVHLRKHSGEKPFRCFYCGKTFSHKSNLTVHIRIHTEEKPFSCTDCGKKFNRKNYLTVHMMSHTGEKPFECTECEKTFTQKCSLSRHIVHSHSGEKL